A genomic window from Gossypium hirsutum isolate 1008001.06 chromosome D10, Gossypium_hirsutum_v2.1, whole genome shotgun sequence includes:
- the LOC107951677 gene encoding uncharacterized protein isoform X2, translating to MAELMDDAEFWLPAKFLTDDDVLMKKGNLENEIGGKMGTELLVSSHGFPTEFPYEFDSFSPLSSPVESVVGSTETESSDEDEFLAGLTRRLAYSTSQKLTVPATFSMDKNEKNGALASSPRSTLSGLGGCWSSSSNGSPNGPSQVPSPPTTPFGPQNDTWDLIYAAAGQVARLKMSNEVPKYTNFNHGRTLSKPQNHSFMKNNTTTNSLYSDQTLPFNQVQQQHQHQHQIQTRLRNNVVGGRPLGLPQSSWPPLQVQPQQQKQAQNGMRAMFLGGSSGVKRESTGTGVFIPRRYGNTTNTTTHEPRKKSGCSTVLLPAKVVQALNLNFDDTNNHVQPQFNPTFASNYDALVARRNALLTQARRNYRPDGSLNLPQEWTY from the exons ATGGCTGAGTTGATGGACGATGCTGAGTTTTGGTTGCCGGCGAAGTTTTTAACCGACGATGATGTTCTTATGAAGAAAGGGAACCTCGAGAACGAAATCGGTGGAAAAATGGGTACTGAGTTGTTGGTATCTAGTCATGGTTTCCCTACTGAGTTCCCTTACGAGTTTGACTCCTTTTCTCCCCTGAGTTCACCCGTTGAATCTGTTGTTGGGTCTACGGAGACTGAAAGTAGTGATGAAGATGAGTTTCTTGCTGGATTGACTCGACGGCTCGCTTACTCAACGAGTCAGAAGCTTACAGTTCCTGCTACCTTTTCCATGGACAAAAACGAG AAAAACGGAGCTTTAGCGAGTTCACCAAGGTCGACACTGAGTGGACTCGGTGGATGTTGGTCATCTTCAAGCAACGGTAGTCCTAATGGTCCTTCTCAAGTACCATCTCCACCAACAACACCTTTTGGTCCTCAAAATGACACTTGGGATCTCATTTATGCTGCTGCTGGTCAAGTTGCTAGGCTAAAAATGAGCAATGAAGTGCCTAAATATACCAACTTTAACCATGGTAGAACCTTATCCAAACCCCAAAATCATTCCTTTATGAAGAACAACACAACCACCAACAGCTTGTATTCAGACCAAACCCTTCCTTTCAATCAG GTTCAACAACAGCACCAGCACCAGCACCAGATTCAGACTAGATTAAGGAACAATGTTGTTGGTGGGAGACCATTGGGGCTTCCACAATCTTCATGGCCTCCACTTCAAGTTCAGCCCCAACAGCAGAAACAGGCACAAAATGGGATGAGAGCTATGTTCCTTGGTGGATCTAGTGGTGTCAAAAGGGAATCAACTGGCACTGGTGTGTTTATACCTCGCAGATATGGCAACACCACCAACACCACCACTCATGAACCTAGAAAGAAATCAG GTTGTTCAACGGTGTTACTACCAGCAAAGGTTGTTCAAGCTTTAAATCTCAACTTCGATGATACCAATAACCATGTTCAACCTCAATTCAATCCCACTTTTGCATCAAACTATG ATGCCTTGGTAGCAAGAAGAAATGCACTCTTGACACAAGCAAGAAGAAATTATAGACCAGATGGAAGCTTAAACTTGCCTCAAGAATGGACTTACTGA
- the LOC107944280 gene encoding guanylyl cyclase 1 isoform X3: protein MVKILKTDEDEDQMNTTTRCYGFEHRISHKSMLPRSHFVQVPHVNQLFSWDCGLACVLMALTTIGVNDCSIEYLAELCCTTSIWTVDLAYLLQKFSVRFSYYTVTFGANPNYSGETYYKEQLPNDLVRVDTLFKKAVEAGINIGCRSISGEEISCWILSGKYIAIALVDQYKLSQSWMEDVIIPGFQGNDVGYTGHYVVICGYDSGTDEFEIRDPASSREHDRVSSKCLEEARKSFGTDEDLLLISLEESRKPNYSVL, encoded by the exons ATGGTTAAG ATTCTTAAAACAGATGAAGATGAAGATCAAATGAACACCACAACACGATGCTACGGTTTTGAGCATCGAATCAGCCACAAATCGATGTTGCCACGATCCCATTTCGTTCAA GTTCCACATGTAAACCAATTGTTCTCTTGGGATTGTGGACTTGCTTGTGTGTTAATGGCTTTAACTACTATTGGTGTTAATGATTGTAGTATTGAGTATTTAGCTGAACTTTGCTGTACAACTAG CATTTGGACAGTTGATCTAGCTTACTTACTGCAAAAGTTTTCGGTTAGATTTTCCTATTATACCGTAACATTCGGAGCTAACCCGAACTACTCCGGTGAGACATATTATAAG GAGCAACTGCCTAACGATCTGGTTCGAGTAGATACGCTatttaaaaaggcggtggaagCAGGAATCAATATAGGG TGCAGGTCCATCAGTGGTGAAGAAATCTCTTGTTGGATCTTGTCGGGAAAGTATATTGCAATCGCTTTGGTTGACCAGTACAAATTGAG TCAGTCTTGGATGGAGGATGTCATCATCCCTGGATTTCAGGGAAACGATGTAGGATATACCG GTCACTATGTTGTGATATGCGGCTACGATTCCGGAACAGACGAGTTCGAGATCAGAGATCCCGCGAGTTCTCG GGAACACGACAGGGTCTCATCAAAGTGTCTCGAAGAAGCACGCAAATCCTTCGGTACCGACGAAGATCTTCTTCTG ATATCACTCGAGGAGAGCCGGAAACCAAATTACTCCGTCTTATAA
- the LOC121222137 gene encoding F-box protein CPR1 has product MARIELPEALVMEILSKLPVKSLIRFNCVCKYWCSSFQIPHFIFKHYHNNLENNNLNLLLRRHDGNTFQPYLSQLSNEKDQKNLVKQNIHLPFFKNAIPSVYGACHGLLCLQEPSTDKAALWNPSTREFKILPPSSIQRPPYLSPMEGNLALYGVSFDHAALGFDSKTNDYKVIRFVSFIYYHSPFVTRTFVNIEEEQRYAYPHYEFQVELYSSRSDSWKEIPCPLYTPTDLILGNNYVDGICYWKTMTEAYLGLILLFDLANQKFSILPFPEITGSCLHYYDNILMFNRSLSVIVCLLEGTGMSFDLWVTSEGVWTKQFSIESISGVLHPLGFGKNGELFLRDTNNEIVLFDLSTQELKELEINTYLDHFQESISLHAYVESLVRINGIQECEKHIISQLAGDASNKY; this is encoded by the coding sequence ATGGCAAGAATTGAATTACCAGAAGCTTTGGTTATGGAAATTCTGTCAAAGCTTCCAGTTAAATCCCTTATTCGCTTCAACTGTGTTTGTAAGTATTGGTGTTCTTCTTTTCAAATTCCTCATTTCATTTTTAAACATTATCACAACAACCTTGAAAACAACAACCTTAATCTACTTCTTAGACGCCATGATGGTAACACCTTCCAACCTTATCTCTCTCAACTTTCAAACGAAAAAGATCAAAAAAATTTAGTCAAACAGAACATTCACTTGCCTTTTTTTAAGAATGCAATCCCCTCTGTTTATGGTGCTTGCCATGGATTATTGTGTTTACAAGAACCTTCAACGGATAAGGCTGCCCTTTGGAACCCATCAACCAGAGAGTTTAAAATCCTTCCACCCTCTTCAATCCAACGCCCTCCATATCTTTCCCCCATGGAAGGTAACCTTGCTTTATATGGCGTTTCTTTCGACCACGCTGCTTTGGGGTTTGATTCTAAAACTAATGACTACAAAGTCATACGATttgttagttttatttattatcatagTCCATTTGTTACTCGTACTTTTGTTAATATTGAAGAAGAGCAACGATATGCATATCCTCATTATGAGTTCCAAGTTGAGTTGTATTCAAGTAGAAGTGATTCCTGGAAGGAAATTCCATGTCCTCTTTATACACCAactgatttaattttgggaaatAATTATGTAGATGGGATTTGCTATTGGAAAACAATGACAGAGGCATATCTTGGACTAATTCTTTTATTTGACTTGGCAAATCAGAAGTTTTCAATTTTACCTTTCCCAGAAATTACTGGGTCTTGCTTACATTACTATGATAATATATTGATGTTTAATAGATCACTTAGTGTCATTGTTTGCCTATTGGAAGGAACTGGCATGTCTTTTGATTTATGGGTTACGAGTGAAGGAGTATGGACTAAACAATTCAGTATTGAATCTATTTCTGGCGTTTTACACCCATTAGGGTTTGGGAAAAACGGTGAGCTATTTCTTAGAGACACAAATAATGAAATAGTCCTATTTGACCTCTCCACCCAAGAGCTTAAGGAGCTTGAGATTAATACTTATCTAGATCATTTTCAAGAGTCCATCTCCCTTCACGCTTATGTTGAGAGCCTGGTTCGTATCAATGGAATACAAGAATGTGAGAAACATATAATAAGTCAACTGGCTGGAGATGCATCAAATAAATATTGA
- the LOC107951677 gene encoding uncharacterized protein isoform X1, protein MAELMDDAEFWLPAKFLTDDDVLMKKGNLENEIGGKMGTELLVSSHGFPTEFPYEFDSFSPLSSPVESVVGSTETESSDEDEFLAGLTRRLAYSTSQKLTVPATFSMDKNEKNGALASSPRSTLSGLGGCWSSSSNGSPNGPSQVPSPPTTPFGPQNDTWDLIYAAAGQVARLKMSNEVPKYTNFNHGRTLSKPQNHSFMKNNTTTNSLYSDQTLPFNQFNGRQVKASNWHAQVQQQHQHQHQIQTRLRNNVVGGRPLGLPQSSWPPLQVQPQQQKQAQNGMRAMFLGGSSGVKRESTGTGVFIPRRYGNTTNTTTHEPRKKSGCSTVLLPAKVVQALNLNFDDTNNHVQPQFNPTFASNYDALVARRNALLTQARRNYRPDGSLNLPQEWTY, encoded by the exons ATGGCTGAGTTGATGGACGATGCTGAGTTTTGGTTGCCGGCGAAGTTTTTAACCGACGATGATGTTCTTATGAAGAAAGGGAACCTCGAGAACGAAATCGGTGGAAAAATGGGTACTGAGTTGTTGGTATCTAGTCATGGTTTCCCTACTGAGTTCCCTTACGAGTTTGACTCCTTTTCTCCCCTGAGTTCACCCGTTGAATCTGTTGTTGGGTCTACGGAGACTGAAAGTAGTGATGAAGATGAGTTTCTTGCTGGATTGACTCGACGGCTCGCTTACTCAACGAGTCAGAAGCTTACAGTTCCTGCTACCTTTTCCATGGACAAAAACGAG AAAAACGGAGCTTTAGCGAGTTCACCAAGGTCGACACTGAGTGGACTCGGTGGATGTTGGTCATCTTCAAGCAACGGTAGTCCTAATGGTCCTTCTCAAGTACCATCTCCACCAACAACACCTTTTGGTCCTCAAAATGACACTTGGGATCTCATTTATGCTGCTGCTGGTCAAGTTGCTAGGCTAAAAATGAGCAATGAAGTGCCTAAATATACCAACTTTAACCATGGTAGAACCTTATCCAAACCCCAAAATCATTCCTTTATGAAGAACAACACAACCACCAACAGCTTGTATTCAGACCAAACCCTTCCTTTCAATCAG ttTAATGGAAGGCAAGTTAAGGCAAGTAACTGGCATGCACAGGTTCAACAACAGCACCAGCACCAGCACCAGATTCAGACTAGATTAAGGAACAATGTTGTTGGTGGGAGACCATTGGGGCTTCCACAATCTTCATGGCCTCCACTTCAAGTTCAGCCCCAACAGCAGAAACAGGCACAAAATGGGATGAGAGCTATGTTCCTTGGTGGATCTAGTGGTGTCAAAAGGGAATCAACTGGCACTGGTGTGTTTATACCTCGCAGATATGGCAACACCACCAACACCACCACTCATGAACCTAGAAAGAAATCAG GTTGTTCAACGGTGTTACTACCAGCAAAGGTTGTTCAAGCTTTAAATCTCAACTTCGATGATACCAATAACCATGTTCAACCTCAATTCAATCCCACTTTTGCATCAAACTATG ATGCCTTGGTAGCAAGAAGAAATGCACTCTTGACACAAGCAAGAAGAAATTATAGACCAGATGGAAGCTTAAACTTGCCTCAAGAATGGACTTACTGA
- the LOC107944280 gene encoding guanylyl cyclase 1 isoform X1 — protein sequence MWPLYFLLNKILKTDEDEDQMNTTTRCYGFEHRISHKSMLPRSHFVQVPHVNQLFSWDCGLACVLMALTTIGVNDCSIEYLAELCCTTSIWTVDLAYLLQKFSVRFSYYTVTFGANPNYSGETYYKEQLPNDLVRVDTLFKKAVEAGINIGCRSISGEEISCWILSGKYIAIALVDQYKLRSLCCDMRLRFRNRRVRDQRSREFSGTRQGLIKVSRRSTQILRYRRRSSSDITRGEPETKLLRLIIFYTSCICHDPCHVTVCRALLTISALARI from the exons ATGTGgcctttatattttcttttaaacaaGATTCTTAAAACAGATGAAGATGAAGATCAAATGAACACCACAACACGATGCTACGGTTTTGAGCATCGAATCAGCCACAAATCGATGTTGCCACGATCCCATTTCGTTCAA GTTCCACATGTAAACCAATTGTTCTCTTGGGATTGTGGACTTGCTTGTGTGTTAATGGCTTTAACTACTATTGGTGTTAATGATTGTAGTATTGAGTATTTAGCTGAACTTTGCTGTACAACTAG CATTTGGACAGTTGATCTAGCTTACTTACTGCAAAAGTTTTCGGTTAGATTTTCCTATTATACCGTAACATTCGGAGCTAACCCGAACTACTCCGGTGAGACATATTATAAG GAGCAACTGCCTAACGATCTGGTTCGAGTAGATACGCTatttaaaaaggcggtggaagCAGGAATCAATATAGGG TGCAGGTCCATCAGTGGTGAAGAAATCTCTTGTTGGATCTTGTCGGGAAAGTATATTGCAATCGCTTTGGTTGACCAGTACAAATTGAG GTCACTATGTTGTGATATGCGGCTACGATTCCGGAACAGACGAGTTCGAGATCAGAGATCCCGCGAGTTCTCG GGAACACGACAGGGTCTCATCAAAGTGTCTCGAAGAAGCACGCAAATCCTTCGGTACCGACGAAGATCTTCTTCTG ATATCACTCGAGGAGAGCCGGAAACCAAATTACTCCGTCTTATAATTTTCTACACTTCATGTATATGCCACGATCCATGCCATGTAACTGTTTGTCGAGCTCTCCTCACCATTTCTGCACTTGCTCGTATTTGA
- the LOC107944280 gene encoding guanylyl cyclase 1 isoform X4, which yields MNTTTRCYGFEHRISHKSMLPRSHFVQVPHVNQLFSWDCGLACVLMALTTIGVNDCSIEYLAELCCTTSIWTVDLAYLLQKFSVRFSYYTVTFGANPNYSGETYYKEQLPNDLVRVDTLFKKAVEAGINIGCRSISGEEISCWILSGKYIAIALVDQYKLRSLCCDMRLRFRNRRVRDQRSREFSGTRQGLIKVSRRSTQILRYRRRSSSDITRGEPETKLLRLIIFYTSCICHDPCHVTVCRALLTISALARI from the exons ATGAACACCACAACACGATGCTACGGTTTTGAGCATCGAATCAGCCACAAATCGATGTTGCCACGATCCCATTTCGTTCAA GTTCCACATGTAAACCAATTGTTCTCTTGGGATTGTGGACTTGCTTGTGTGTTAATGGCTTTAACTACTATTGGTGTTAATGATTGTAGTATTGAGTATTTAGCTGAACTTTGCTGTACAACTAG CATTTGGACAGTTGATCTAGCTTACTTACTGCAAAAGTTTTCGGTTAGATTTTCCTATTATACCGTAACATTCGGAGCTAACCCGAACTACTCCGGTGAGACATATTATAAG GAGCAACTGCCTAACGATCTGGTTCGAGTAGATACGCTatttaaaaaggcggtggaagCAGGAATCAATATAGGG TGCAGGTCCATCAGTGGTGAAGAAATCTCTTGTTGGATCTTGTCGGGAAAGTATATTGCAATCGCTTTGGTTGACCAGTACAAATTGAG GTCACTATGTTGTGATATGCGGCTACGATTCCGGAACAGACGAGTTCGAGATCAGAGATCCCGCGAGTTCTCG GGAACACGACAGGGTCTCATCAAAGTGTCTCGAAGAAGCACGCAAATCCTTCGGTACCGACGAAGATCTTCTTCTG ATATCACTCGAGGAGAGCCGGAAACCAAATTACTCCGTCTTATAATTTTCTACACTTCATGTATATGCCACGATCCATGCCATGTAACTGTTTGTCGAGCTCTCCTCACCATTTCTGCACTTGCTCGTATTTGA
- the LOC107944280 gene encoding guanylyl cyclase 1 isoform X5, which yields MWPLYFLLNKILKTDEDEDQMNTTTRCYGFEHRISHKSMLPRSHFVQVPHVNQLFSWDCGLACVLMALTTIGVNDCSIEYLAELCCTTSIWTVDLAYLLQKFSVRFSYYTVTFGANPNYSGETYYKEQLPNDLVRVDTLFKKAVEAGINIGCRSISGEEISCWILSGKYIAIALVDQYKLSQSWMEDVIIPGFQGNDVGYTGHYVVICGYDSGTDEFEIRDPASSREHDRVSSKCLEEARKSFGTDEDLLLISLEESRKPNYSVL from the exons ATGTGgcctttatattttcttttaaacaaGATTCTTAAAACAGATGAAGATGAAGATCAAATGAACACCACAACACGATGCTACGGTTTTGAGCATCGAATCAGCCACAAATCGATGTTGCCACGATCCCATTTCGTTCAA GTTCCACATGTAAACCAATTGTTCTCTTGGGATTGTGGACTTGCTTGTGTGTTAATGGCTTTAACTACTATTGGTGTTAATGATTGTAGTATTGAGTATTTAGCTGAACTTTGCTGTACAACTAG CATTTGGACAGTTGATCTAGCTTACTTACTGCAAAAGTTTTCGGTTAGATTTTCCTATTATACCGTAACATTCGGAGCTAACCCGAACTACTCCGGTGAGACATATTATAAG GAGCAACTGCCTAACGATCTGGTTCGAGTAGATACGCTatttaaaaaggcggtggaagCAGGAATCAATATAGGG TGCAGGTCCATCAGTGGTGAAGAAATCTCTTGTTGGATCTTGTCGGGAAAGTATATTGCAATCGCTTTGGTTGACCAGTACAAATTGAG TCAGTCTTGGATGGAGGATGTCATCATCCCTGGATTTCAGGGAAACGATGTAGGATATACCG GTCACTATGTTGTGATATGCGGCTACGATTCCGGAACAGACGAGTTCGAGATCAGAGATCCCGCGAGTTCTCG GGAACACGACAGGGTCTCATCAAAGTGTCTCGAAGAAGCACGCAAATCCTTCGGTACCGACGAAGATCTTCTTCTG ATATCACTCGAGGAGAGCCGGAAACCAAATTACTCCGTCTTATAA
- the LOC107944280 gene encoding guanylyl cyclase 1 isoform X2, whose protein sequence is MVKILKTDEDEDQMNTTTRCYGFEHRISHKSMLPRSHFVQVPHVNQLFSWDCGLACVLMALTTIGVNDCSIEYLAELCCTTSIWTVDLAYLLQKFSVRFSYYTVTFGANPNYSGETYYKEQLPNDLVRVDTLFKKAVEAGINIGCRSISGEEISCWILSGKYIAIALVDQYKLRSLCCDMRLRFRNRRVRDQRSREFSGTRQGLIKVSRRSTQILRYRRRSSSDITRGEPETKLLRLIIFYTSCICHDPCHVTVCRALLTISALARI, encoded by the exons ATGGTTAAG ATTCTTAAAACAGATGAAGATGAAGATCAAATGAACACCACAACACGATGCTACGGTTTTGAGCATCGAATCAGCCACAAATCGATGTTGCCACGATCCCATTTCGTTCAA GTTCCACATGTAAACCAATTGTTCTCTTGGGATTGTGGACTTGCTTGTGTGTTAATGGCTTTAACTACTATTGGTGTTAATGATTGTAGTATTGAGTATTTAGCTGAACTTTGCTGTACAACTAG CATTTGGACAGTTGATCTAGCTTACTTACTGCAAAAGTTTTCGGTTAGATTTTCCTATTATACCGTAACATTCGGAGCTAACCCGAACTACTCCGGTGAGACATATTATAAG GAGCAACTGCCTAACGATCTGGTTCGAGTAGATACGCTatttaaaaaggcggtggaagCAGGAATCAATATAGGG TGCAGGTCCATCAGTGGTGAAGAAATCTCTTGTTGGATCTTGTCGGGAAAGTATATTGCAATCGCTTTGGTTGACCAGTACAAATTGAG GTCACTATGTTGTGATATGCGGCTACGATTCCGGAACAGACGAGTTCGAGATCAGAGATCCCGCGAGTTCTCG GGAACACGACAGGGTCTCATCAAAGTGTCTCGAAGAAGCACGCAAATCCTTCGGTACCGACGAAGATCTTCTTCTG ATATCACTCGAGGAGAGCCGGAAACCAAATTACTCCGTCTTATAATTTTCTACACTTCATGTATATGCCACGATCCATGCCATGTAACTGTTTGTCGAGCTCTCCTCACCATTTCTGCACTTGCTCGTATTTGA